One region of Oreochromis aureus strain Israel breed Guangdong linkage group 19, ZZ_aureus, whole genome shotgun sequence genomic DNA includes:
- the mgst3b gene encoding microsomal glutathione S-transferase 3b codes for MDALTVLPSSFGYVIFTFLYSWIMLGYLAVKVGGARKKYDVKYPTMYSDKHQVFNCIQRAHQNTLEVYPQWLVFQTIAALVYPLSASVLGVIWVTSRFSYAWGYYTGDPAKRMNGAYGYIGYFGVIILSISVALQLLGFL; via the exons ATGGACGCTCTCACCGTGCTGCCATCCAGCTTTGGATATGTCATCTTCACGTTCCTGTACAGCTGGATCATGCTGGGCTATTTGGCAGTTAAGGTTGGGGGAGCCAGAAAGAAGTACGACGTGAAA TATCCCACCATGTACAGCGACAAGCATCAAGTCTTTAACTGCATCCAGAGAGCGCATCAGAACACCCTGGAAGTGTACCCTCAGTGGCTGGTTTTCCAGACCATCGCAGCTCTTGTTTACCCG CTGTCAGCATCTGTCCTGGGGGTTATTTGGGTGACCAGCAGGTTTTCCTATGCCTGGGGCTACTACACAGGAG ATCCAGCCAAGAGGATGAACGGTGCCTACGGCTACATTGGCTACTTCGGAGTCATCATTCTCTCCATATCTGTTGCCCTGCAGCTGCTCGGCTTCCTCTAA